The sequence below is a genomic window from Monodelphis domestica isolate mMonDom1 chromosome 2, mMonDom1.pri, whole genome shotgun sequence.
atgtacatttcaattctttttcttgatAAAGAAGTCATTTTAATAAAGTGAAACGGAAATGACGAAGCGCATAAACAAAGAACTAAAATAGCAGAGGATGGTTTCGATCCATCGACCTCTGGGTTATGGGCCCAGCACGCTTCCGCTGCGCCACTCTGCTCTCTCTGACCGCGGTTTTGACTTCCTTCTAAAATGTCACATTTTCCTGCTTCTCTtgtcttttgttctcttcttcaaACTATCTACTCTTCCTGAGGCGTGGAACGGAGGTTTCAAACCGTGGATCCCCACTCAGTCACTTAATCATTTTGGGGGGCCAGGACTGAAGTAAAAGACAGCAAGTTGAATGTCGTTTCTTAAAGGGCTTTGCCCTGGCTCTGAATAGGGAATACGCAGCAGATGCTCTGCCAGCAAAATGCAGGGCAGAATTGCTCCACTGTTAAAATGCAACGCCCGGGTGTGAGAACAGACTTTATAATAATCCTGATGCAAGATTCCGCTCTCCTCCCCACTTCTCCAGTCTCCATGTGAGAGGGACTGTGACATTTACAGTCTTTGAGCGGGGAATTTCATTTCAGGGTacagtaaataaaaaatacagaacaAAAGAGTTTCTTCCAACACTCTTCCTTCCTTGCGGATAGTTTAACAAACTCGCGGTCTTTTGTAACCAGGTTTGGGACAGTGAGATCAGTTCAGGAAGATAAATTTTCTAGGGACGGGGAGCTTTTGCTCCCCTATGTTTCTTATCACTACTTCCTGGACTTGTTCTGAGAAGTTTGCCTCCGGATTAGATAAACCACCCAAAGTTATGAAATATAGAAATGGGGGAAGGGGTGGAGGAGCACTTTTATTCTAAGCCTCTACCTCTTGCTGGGGTCCTGAAAATATTGGCGTTAATGAGCCAAATATCACTCTGAGAATTCTACACTTAATCTCATGCTACACAGTGACATTCTGGATGAGGACTAAATCATGGGCAGGGCAGAAACACCATATGTGggatggaaaatgagagggaatGTTTTTGGATGCCGTGGCCACGACCTGTTTTCTCTGACCGCGTgtggaaggagaaatgaaaacaaagaagacAACAAAGAGCTGTCGCATTTTCCATACGCTATTACTAACTCTTGGGAACAGAAGATTTTGAAATGAACGCAAAATAAACGCTATTAGCTTGGAATCGAGAGCAAGCACTTTCTCAAGCAGGCAAGAATTCTGTCAATGAACCACTACCAATACCAAAGAGCCATCTAAATATTCCCTCCTAGATTTCTTTGTGAACTGGATAGTGTGGTTTCGGAGAAATTTCCAATCCAGTTAAATTCCTATTATGCATTAAGTAGCTTAATACTCCTGAGCAAATCCTTGCACCATTATGGACTTCAATTACAGAATTTTCTTGCGGAATTTTAcgggaaaacaaaatttaaaaatacatcacAGACGAAGtagaggaaaataggaaaaaagatttCTTTCAATAGGAAGGACATGTACAGTAAGGGGGGAGGTGCGCAAGGTTTTGAATTCCTAGCCCGGTAGCAGTTACAGACAAGGGAAGCGGCGTGGGGCGGGAGAGAGGGGACAGTGGGATAGGAGATGACGCAATAATCAAGTTTCCCGCCCGCGCGCTTTCAGTTTTCAAACAGGTCGGGCCCTCGCCTATAAAAGGCACCACAACCAACGGAAAGCTCAGACGCTTTTTTGTCTGTCGTTGTTTGTCATCATGTCTGGTCGCGGTAAAGGAGGCAAAGGGCTGGGTAAGGGGGGTGCCAAGCGGCACAGGAAGGTTCTTCGGGACAACATCCAGGGCATCACTAAGCCTGCTATTCGCCGTCTGGCTCGGCGCGGCGGCGTCAAGCGTATCTCGGGGCTCATCTACGAGGAGACCCGCGGCGTGCTGAAGGTTTTCCTGGAGAACGTAATCCGGGACGCCGTCACCTACACAGAACACGCTAAGAGGAAGACTGTCACCGCCATGGATGTGGTCTACGCCCTCAAGCGCCAGGGCAGAACCCTTTACGGATTCGGCGGCTAAACTCTCCAAACTCGCCAAACTTAACTTAAAAGGCCCTTTTCAGGGCCCCTCACTTTTTCACCTAAAGAGCTGAGATGGGGCTATGGCATTAAAAGGTTTTGCTGGGCTTACCTTAACTATCGCTTACAGTGCATAGTGGGGGCAAGGTGATTTTCGAGAACAAAGGTAAAGGAGTGCTGCTGCTGGCAAAGGCCTGGGAGACTCGGGAACGGTAGTGTAGGATTCTTTACAAGTGGGTATTACAGCTAAGACTTCCTTTATAATGGCAATCGCTATGCCTATGGAAGAAGAGCACTAGCTTTTCAGAACAACTTTTCCACGCGTTAATAGACGTAATGGCCCTTTTGTGACGTTTCCCAGAGATTTTTTTCCAACAATTCCAACTAAGACCCAAACTGAATTTTTTAGATCAGTCCCATTTTGTGTCAAATACTACttgtaagacttttttttttttgtctgcaaTTTAATTCCCCgaaactgaaaaaaatggaatacAAAGTAGTTTCTGGGGGGCAGCTAAGAGGTATtttggattgaaagccaggcctgtgATCCGGGTGGGGGTTAGAGTAGCTTCCAATTAACCCCAACTACATTTTAACATGGGTTTTGTTTTCTACTCCAggcataggttttaaaaataccggttaaaataaaacttaattgtTCCTTATGCTTCTATCATAGGCCTGCTTGgccatattttaaatttaaagccTGAGAAATTTATTGATAAATAGATTAGATTTTGACTTGTTATATTGGCAGCTGGGACATAGGCCCTATTCCTCATAGTTTTGAATTTTCAAAAGGTATCATAAGGTATTTTTAATTCCACCCCTTCCATAGATGAAACTAAGCCCAATGAGGTTaaggtgacttgttcagggctACATAAATAACAGGCCgagatgggatttaaacccagctTCACTGAATTCAGAGCTAAAAAGATCTCCCTTATTTCTCAGTAAGTATATCTATTGGCTGGTGTACAAATAGAAGTCAATAGCACTGAATAGGGTGTCCTAGAAATCTAAGCTTGGAAATTTATGAGTTGTGGCTGGAAAGGAGGCAGACTAGCAACAAATTGTGGAAAAGTTGAATGTCAGACAGAGTAGAAAGTTTGCTAGGTAGACAATAGTTTGCATCACAGGTTTCTGAGTGTGGTGACATGAACAGATTTCTAGCTAAGAAATAATACTTTGATGGAAGTTAGACAAGAAGTAGAGAATTAAAAGTATAAAACCTTATtaggaaattaattaaaataaggtTCTATCATTTAGTAATGAAGGTCTGTAATTAAGGTCCTAGAAGTGAAACTAATGAAGGCCAATGGAATTTCAAAGTCAGAGCCTCAGGGAGTCATCTAGTCAAACTCACCCCACTTTCTTCCCCATAGATTTACAAAAAAGAATCTTAAAATACttgcctttgcttgaagacctcagAAACCCATTACCTCTGCAGGCATCCCACtccacttttggatagttctaattattagaaattttCCCTAATAAGAATGAGTACTAGATCTCTGATTTGTTACTCCAGGAGTCACCTTAAGGAGTTACCTAGAACAACTTATATAATGTTAGGTAGAGGACAAAGTTGAACCCAAATATAAATATTCCTAGCTCCAAGAACAAGCTCTCACTATCTACTAAGTCAAGGTACCTGGGATAAAAGAGAACCCATTTCATCCctctttcatttgatctttaaaatttGTAATCCAGTTTTTGtgatattgatatattttgtttatcattttcatttctgagtAATATTCTTCAACTTCAAAAGccattgtttttaaaatgaagagttaaaatggctaaaaaaggaaggaaatgctatttaaatgaacttaaaatacataaaatatttcagtTGAACTGCCATATATACTCAAGACATACAGAtgatacaattacaaaatatccCTCAAAAATTTAATTTAGAGAAATAACTGGTGATTGTTTTGGGGCAAtgttcaattttaaaatatttatctagaAGTCTTAGACTcaattagtatcaattccaaggcaaaagagcagtaagggctagattctagtgtgttaagtgacttacctaggagggtcacacatgtaggaaatatctgaggtcaatttgaatccagaatctcctgctctaggcctgactctagaTCTAAGAAGTTGCCTACCTGACCCATTAttgttaaaagtttttaaatgatgCTAGGCCAATTTACAGATTTAGTACTTTActgataaaataggaaatactGTACAGAgttagacaaaacaaaaacaagattcaattttgaagggaaaaaaaatcttaatgaagAAAGGAATAGCATTTCCAGACTATAATAAAACAGTCATCATTTTCTTCACACTAATGTTTCTAGTTATCTTTCTGACAGTAGCTACTGTAGAACTTTTATTTACAAACATCCCAGTTTGATACAATTAAGTCTTTGTATATATAACCTTGTGCAAATTTTTATGAGAAATACTAGAAATTATCCCATACAGTAAGTTTTACCTTAAGTTGCAATTTAGGAACAGGGATTGTCTatgaaacagaaagggaaaacatCATATACTTAGTGGTTTAGATCATAACTTATCATTCTGGTTCAAGGACTCTAAGATTGGATAAAGATATTTGTAACTTATAGACTCACACAGAAGTAATTTTTATGCACAAAATATTAGTGTCTTCtgataccatatatatatatatatatatatatatacactagaATTTGTGTAGTCAATACCAATTAGTAACTTATCAATATAGAAGCCTACTAAAATTTAGCTAAGCCTTAAGCATTAATGTATTTGTAAACAAGACCCTAATattttgtttccatgttcctttcttCTTGTCTTTTGTGTTATACTCAAAacaaaagaattctttaaaagaaagacagaggaaaatgGGGATGCTttcatggagggagggaaggattgaATTCTGGGAGAAATTGAAACTATATAAAAACCAAAGAtgccaataaaaattatttttaaatgattactcagagttctttgttttaatattcttttcaattatattatatatatatttttctcatggGCCTTCTTAATTCACTCTGACCATTTCATACCAATGCTACTATGTTTCTATGAATTTCTCTTATTTAGTGAGGATATCATTTTCAGATAATCAGATAATCCCCTTTTACTTACTTTTCTGGAAAAGAACTTCAAGGAACTCAAAAGGAGCTAAACAAAGAACTCAAAAGACAGATAAACTGAATTGACTAGACTGGTCTTCCCTACCCTGAGgattgaattttttttacctttaatttaaaaaaaacccattatttattagaatttattcccaggtaTCTGAGCCCCTGGAACTTAGTTCCTAGCACCATAGAATTCGAATAGAACtcataaattattctttaaatattctaAAGCTGTACATAATGATCTTTTGGTACTAATTTCActattatactttttattataaattatatagaatatGAGTAcatcttttcaaattaaaaaatgcaatctgttcatcatttcttatggtgcagtagtaatCACAATTAATACCACAATTTAtccaggcattccccaattgatgggacatttcctcaatttccagttcttagccaccacaaagagaactgctataaatattttggaacatataggtgttcttttcctttttccctggtcTTCTTGAGAAACAGATCTAGCAATGATATTGCTGGATCTAAAGgtgtatatatatgattttataactctgagcaagtcttCAAATTGATCTTCAAAATGGATCATTTCACAGTTTCACTGGGTGATTctattttccacatcccctccaacatttattattttactctttttaacatttttagctaatctgataagtatgagatAGATggttctcagaattgttttgatttgcatttctttctcatctcagagcatattttcatatacctatatagaCATTATGGTTTTGATTTCATATCTTCTGCCTATTTATCAAAGTTCTTATTATAAGGCACTGAACCTAAAcactttatataatatatttcatacAACCTTATCATTCATCTCATTTTTTCACTGGCTGAACTCCTTGCCTAGAATGCATTCCTTTTATATCTCTACATCTTGTGATCTAGTTTACTttttaaggctcagctcaagtgcaACTTTCTGCATGGATAGTTGTCCCTGACATTTTTAGGTCAAAAATGGGAGGCCAGGCTGAAAATCTGACTAAAGGAATCTACTTTCCCTAACAGCAAATTCAGATTTCTGGggtataatttgttttttatgacTAGATCTTTCAGGCCATTTAGAGCACACAGCCTGTCATTAGCAGCACCCAGTGGAAATTTAGGCTAGATAAATTATGTAAAGCATTTCTTTTTGAAGTAGTGGGATTGGTAGAGAATGGGGGGTGGGGTCAGATAAAGAAGAGAATGTAAATAGCTTATGACTAGGGCAAAGAAGTGAAGACCCACTCCTACTCCTTTAGCTTTTGGCTAAATTTACCTTTGTGAAACCCAGTAATTTTATTGTTTGTGCCCTCTCTCCAAAACTATTTAATCCtccttttttgtatctctttggGAGCCTAAGTATGTATACCATGGTGCATAGTTCTCTTGGGGGAACCCAGATTGCAATCTTTCTGATCTTAATTTggtagggttttttgttgttgttttttacagGTTGAGAGTATAAAGTCCATACTGTGGAAAATCATCTATTCCTCCATGAATGTCCTATTCCATAAGCCATTTTACAAGGAGGGGCTCTGAATTCTTAAAAGTTTTGTTAGTATAATTTAAGCTTGGAGTTTGGGTTATCCAATTGGAAAATCTTTAAGGATGAAATGTCCTGTCTAAGCCTCAAGTTCTAGAAGCCTCATCAACTAAGGGCTGGCCAACaggtgatgatttttaaaaatatttttctccaattacatataaaaacaattttttgacatttaaaaaaattctgcatctggaattctctctctccccagttcagtcttatttgtttattttaaacccatatcttctatcTTAAATCATTATTGTGTatgagtttcaaggcagaaagggGGTAAGATGTTAGGCAATGgaggggttcagtgatttgcccagtcacatagctagaagaagatgaggtgacatttgaacccaggacttcctgtctctagcttTCAAACCCCTGAGCCACCTCACTTCCCCCAGTTCAATATTTTTAAGTCATCCACTCTAACAGAAGATTTCTTAGGATACACTTAGGAATATTCCTGGCTTTTCAGGTATGGAAGTATCCTCCACAGAAGCTTCAATATTACTAGCTAGAATCCATTtgaaagtaagttaaacatacaCTGAACCTATTTGCAGGTTTttgagggaaagagggggaatgTCCAAGTTATTGGAAGAAGAGAATTGTAGATTTTATCATCTCTTTCTCATGTACTCTGGATCTGATATTTTGATGCTTCCTACTTCAAAGGTGTGCCAGGCAGGTCCCATTGCCTGCAACTTTCATTCCCATATAGATTTGggaatcttatttttataaatagggATTTCAGTTTTGAGTCCAGTCTACTAGTCAGATATAATGACAGATATAATgataagaatataaattataatggCTTAATAATAGTGTTTGagaatctctttttctctcaggAGAGATGGTATACGAATCAGTAAGGGGGTTAAATCTATGAGTCAAAGGTGGGAGACCAGACTAAAATCTACCTGCAGAATCTCTTCTCCTTAATAGAAAATTCAGATTTCTAAGATATGAATTTAGTTTTTATGATCAGACCATTCAGGTCCTAAAATACACAATTATTAGCTGCATATAGTGAAACCAGGCTAGATAAGTAAAGGATTTCTTTCACAGAAGAGGGAATGGTAGAGAAAGGGGGTTGGGTCagataaggaagagagaaaagggccaTATTTAGAATGTAAAAGGCAggattattgaaaaaaaaaattccctgttCAAGGACAggagataaaagaagaaactaaaaacaTTTACGGTTGTCAAAGGAATTGTTTTAGACAAAACTTCAAGGTCTTCTTATTCAGGGATAGCAAAGAGTGACAGAGATCATTCTAGCATAACTGGCTGGGGACTTTCTATATTAGGCAATCAGGTACCTGGTCAGGGGATTTCTAAGTCCATCAAAATGTGTTGAAATGATTGAAATTCACATTTTCTCCCCA
It includes:
- the LOC100013294 gene encoding histone H4 → MSGRGKGGKGLGKGGAKRHRKVLRDNIQGITKPAIRRLARRGGVKRISGLIYEETRGVLKVFLENVIRDAVTYTEHAKRKTVTAMDVVYALKRQGRTLYGFGG